The Salvelinus sp. IW2-2015 unplaced genomic scaffold, ASM291031v2 Un_scaffold4817, whole genome shotgun sequence genome contains the following window.
aaaatgtctgtaaaactTTGATTTAAAAGCGTAATGTCCCTTTAACCATTGGGAGGGGAAATGGGCTGTGTCTATGGGCGTCCTGTACATACACGGACAGGCTTTAGTGATTGCGGACGTTGAAGAACCCCACGCTGGTCGGCGACTCCTTCACTGTTACCGTGACGAAGTTGGCGGTGACATCCGTGACGAACACGTGCTCTAGAAGGCTCCGCGCCGGCCGCCAGTCCGTCTCCGTTTCCATCTCCATAGAGACAAGGCGGGCCCTGTTGTTGTTGTCGGGATAGGGGGAGGAGTCACACTCTTCTGATTCGCTGCTGCTGGTGTCATCTGAGTCACCCGTGCTGAGCTCGTTAAGGGTCCGGGAGTTGTCACCGCTCCGGGAGTTCCGCTCATTAACGGTAAGGCTCTGTCCTGACTTCctgtcctcctgtctcccccCGTTAGCTCTGCCTCTGCGGGCCGTGGACACGCCTCCCTGTGCCTGTACACTCCCCCCTTTCTCCACCCTTCCATTCCCCCTCCCTACACCCCCTGGTCCCTtgttgtccatctctctctccgtctctaccCCAgtgtccttccctctctcccccctctccactctGGCTGGTGGCACGCTTCCAGAGTGCAGTGCCCCTCCCCCTAACCCTCCCGAGACCAGGCCCTGGTTCAGCCCAGacgtggtgtgtgtctctttaatGCTTCCCCCTGCTCTTTTTCCTGCCGGGCTGGCACTGCTTCTCAGGCTCAACCTCGAAACTGCAACTCCAGTAGTGCCGGAGGTTCCATTTCCGTGGAGACCATTGCAGGGCGCAATTTTTTTAACGCTCTGCAGGTTGAGAGCTCGGAGGCTGAGGGCCTGACTGATGCGGTCTCTGGccgagggaggggtagaggaggggggcttggctccctgctgctgAACCACCATCCCTGCCTGACCTCCTAGGCCCTCCTGCTGCCTCCTCTGCCCAGCTGGGAAGCGCTGAGCTGGGCTACATGCTGTTGGAGAGCCCCCGCACCCACTGGAGGTCTTGGAGCTGTGGAGACAGAGTGATGTGGATGTAGACACCCCTGGTTTTAGAGAGGAAGCCACCTTGAGCCCTTCTGCTCTGCCATTGCTGCTGCCGGCGtcggagacagagagggagcgcTTCAGATCTGACCAGCCCTTACTGTAAGACGGGAGAGGTCtgctgagagaggaagaggaggatggagaggatgggGTGGGGGTGTTGGTCGACATGGAGCGACCTGACCAAATGGAGTTCAGCGGCCCAGGTTTGGAGACCCCTGCCTGGTAGAAGGCCCCTCCAGCAGCCACCTGGTGTGCCACCTCGTCTCTGGAGCCCCGGCTGGAGCTCAGGCCAGTGTAGGTGAAACTGGCTGGCTGTAGAGGCTTCTTCACCCCCCCTCGG
Protein-coding sequences here:
- the LOC112077672 gene encoding chromobox protein homolog 2; the encoded protein is MQGCLNYGCRWRAIFSPCSAFPFVKKERGAVAMEGVTVGHVFDAECILNKRPRKGKFEYLVKWRGWSSKHNSWEPEENILDPRLLAAFHKRAQERELLFRKRGKRPRGRPRKILEPEPTETKSDRSSSSSSSGLSSSPSASSSEEEDEDHGKKAKPGPRRRNLNLQPVLQTRPHIVVANQEPIRKKRGRKPLLPELRALRQAKTRPPLPPPSPSRHHQVLRPPREPFKEEPRGGVKKPLQPASFTYTGLSSSRGSRDEVAHQVAAGGAFYQAGVSKPGPLNSIWSGRSMSTNTPTPSSPSSSSSLSRPLPSYSKGWSDLKRSLSVSDAGSSNGRAEGLKVASSLKPGVSTSTSLCLHSSKTSSGCGGSPTACSPAQRFPAGQRRQQEGLGGQAGMVVQQQGAKPPSSTPPSARDRISQALSLRALNLQSVKKIAPCNGLHGNGTSGTTGVAVSRLSLRSSASPAGKRAGGSIKETHTTSGLNQGLVSGGLGGGALHSGSVPPARVERGERGKDTGVETEREMDNKGPGGVGRGNGRVEKGGSVQAQGGVSTARRGRANGGRQEDRKSGQSLTVNERNSRSGDNSRTLNELSTGDSDDTSSSESEECDSSPYPDNNNRARLVSMEMETETDWRPARSLLEHVFVTDVTANFVTVTVKESPTSVGFFNVRNH